Proteins co-encoded in one Cytophaga hutchinsonii ATCC 33406 genomic window:
- a CDS encoding DUF5723 family protein gives MLVFKKITTILFLFVCTGITLFAQQETTLPALTWVPQAGYTDVTIMPDQYKTSVSLPLIGSFQLYYFNSAFTYNNLVKNNTIDPNLVIPKLKTMNHLYSGGSYDIFSMRFKTEKTYYQVSIRDVWTQRFDYTKDLMNLVWNGNAPYAGKTADLNGVRVGANYYRELALAATKPVNDKLTVGVRGKFLMGMANVTTKESQSNLYTAPDGMSVSGQSEFTLLTSGVAGSESFNASNFLGLKNLGLAADLGARYKLSEKLSIACNVNNIGFIHWKGQVKNYRVNGDYTSTGYLMRDSADVMDADWQNVLDTLEAVFKPKEDSKAYTSWLSPTIYISGNYSIKENTIVYASFATDIYHAIRPAFTVGAVQQIGKTLQATVNYSIMADNYFNIGGGFVVRGGPAQFYLTCDNLVGLFDPYSVKYFNARLGLNFLFGKVDTSN, from the coding sequence GGCTATACAGATGTAACGATCATGCCCGATCAATATAAGACAAGTGTTTCATTGCCGTTGATTGGCTCATTTCAGTTGTATTACTTTAATTCTGCGTTTACCTATAACAATCTGGTTAAAAATAATACCATAGATCCGAATCTGGTAATACCAAAACTTAAAACTATGAATCACCTGTATTCAGGCGGCAGTTATGATATTTTCAGCATGCGGTTTAAAACAGAAAAAACATACTATCAGGTTAGTATACGCGATGTATGGACGCAGCGTTTTGATTATACGAAAGACCTGATGAATCTTGTCTGGAATGGGAATGCTCCGTATGCCGGCAAAACAGCTGATCTGAATGGTGTTCGTGTAGGTGCAAATTATTACAGAGAACTTGCATTGGCAGCAACCAAACCTGTGAACGATAAGTTAACGGTAGGCGTGCGTGGTAAGTTTTTAATGGGTATGGCAAATGTTACTACCAAAGAATCTCAAAGTAATCTCTATACAGCTCCGGATGGAATGTCTGTTTCAGGGCAATCCGAATTTACTTTGCTAACCTCAGGCGTTGCAGGAAGTGAAAGCTTTAATGCGTCTAATTTTCTCGGATTGAAAAATTTAGGTTTAGCAGCAGATCTGGGCGCACGCTATAAACTTTCTGAAAAACTTTCCATCGCATGTAATGTCAATAATATTGGTTTTATCCACTGGAAGGGACAGGTAAAGAATTACCGCGTAAATGGTGACTACACATCAACCGGTTATCTGATGCGCGACAGTGCTGATGTAATGGATGCAGACTGGCAAAATGTACTTGACACACTTGAAGCTGTATTTAAACCGAAAGAAGATTCGAAAGCATATACATCATGGCTTTCACCAACAATTTACATCAGCGGTAATTATAGCATTAAAGAAAATACAATTGTGTATGCTTCTTTTGCAACCGATATTTATCACGCTATCCGGCCGGCGTTTACCGTAGGTGCTGTTCAGCAAATTGGTAAAACACTTCAGGCAACAGTTAATTATTCTATCATGGCCGATAACTATTTCAACATAGGCGGCGGGTTTGTAGTACGTGGCGGCCCTGCACAGTTTTATCTGACATGTGATAATCTCGTAGGACTTTTTGATCCATACTCCGTTAAATATTTTAATGCAAGACTTGGATTGAATTTTCTGTTTGGTAAAGTAGATACATCAAATTAA
- a CDS encoding GyrI-like domain-containing protein — protein sequence MESRIEILSPKKLIGMRMSMSFADNKTGILWKNFMSRKHEVTHTAGTDLYSIQFYAAGFFSAFNPRAHFDKCASIEVTSMEAIPEGMEYIELPAGLYVVFLYKGDARNAAAVFQYILGTWLPASPYELDIRPHFEVLGETYKKDDPDSEEEIWIPVRDKNKNQ from the coding sequence ATGGAATCAAGAATTGAAATTCTTTCTCCAAAGAAACTCATAGGCATGCGTATGTCTATGTCTTTTGCTGATAATAAAACAGGTATACTCTGGAAGAATTTCATGTCAAGAAAACACGAAGTAACGCATACAGCCGGAACGGATTTATATTCGATACAATTCTATGCAGCTGGCTTTTTTAGTGCGTTTAATCCACGTGCACACTTTGATAAGTGTGCTTCCATAGAAGTTACTTCTATGGAAGCTATTCCGGAAGGCATGGAATACATTGAATTGCCGGCAGGATTATATGTGGTTTTTTTATACAAAGGAGATGCCCGGAATGCCGCCGCTGTTTTTCAATACATACTTGGTACGTGGTTACCAGCCTCTCCTTACGAATTAGATATACGTCCGCATTTTGAAGTGTTAGGTGAAACGTATAAAAAAGATGATCCTGACTCAGAAGAAGAAATATGGATTCCGGTGAGAGATAAAAACAAAAATCAATAA
- a CDS encoding phage holin family protein, translated as MLQTLLKLAFSVAVVLACTYLFWFVEVQNVRSAILFVAVIGLLNIFVKPLLTILTIPITLFTLGFFLLVINTCMVMLADYFIDGFFIDTFWHSFLFSLVYSLSNAVFESFFIKKRSA; from the coding sequence ATGTTACAAACACTTTTAAAATTAGCCTTTAGCGTAGCTGTTGTACTTGCGTGCACCTATCTGTTCTGGTTTGTTGAAGTACAAAATGTACGTTCCGCTATCTTATTTGTTGCTGTTATTGGTTTGCTGAATATCTTTGTCAAACCGTTATTAACCATATTAACCATTCCGATAACGTTGTTTACGCTGGGTTTTTTTCTGCTGGTGATAAATACATGTATGGTTATGCTTGCAGATTATTTTATCGATGGTTTTTTCATTGACACGTTCTGGCATTCATTTTTATTCAGTTTAGTTTATTCCTTATCAAATGCGGTATTTGAATCCTTTTTTATAAAAAAGAGGAGCGCATAA